In one Candidatus Eisenbacteria bacterium genomic region, the following are encoded:
- a CDS encoding TonB family protein, translated as MSAGSLASRSGEWRALGRIALLSLAAHLSLGAVIATRGRTAEFPIGVWGIEDPKPLALRLAEELPAPLERFRPLPPRIEETPASRNPGRRSGEEPAPPPKGRKSGGGGGDPLARVTQMGVLGHLGGTNEGTRVSSLEGGTVHASDGIAQLLRGVGDVRKSTGLPARGAAGIGFGEGVGSGFGGGVATQRAEELVASFGDGGGRAIILEDRGALGGSGELPYLEGGGCREEAEIARVVQGHRGGVRGCYNRSLLRNPDQEGEIGVRFVIDASGRVVSAEILSRTFHDPEMEACVLERMRAWIFSPEAGCETVVRYSFHFSSGP; from the coding sequence ATGAGCGCCGGATCGCTCGCGTCTCGGTCGGGGGAGTGGAGGGCGCTTGGACGGATCGCGCTCCTCTCGCTCGCCGCGCATCTCTCGCTCGGCGCCGTGATCGCGACGCGCGGGCGGACGGCGGAGTTCCCCATCGGCGTCTGGGGGATCGAGGATCCGAAGCCGCTCGCGCTCCGTCTCGCCGAGGAGCTTCCGGCGCCGCTCGAGCGCTTCCGCCCGCTTCCGCCGCGGATCGAGGAGACGCCCGCGAGCAGGAACCCGGGGCGGCGGAGCGGCGAGGAGCCGGCGCCCCCTCCGAAGGGACGGAAGAGCGGAGGGGGAGGGGGCGACCCGCTCGCCCGGGTCACCCAGATGGGGGTGCTCGGGCACCTCGGCGGGACAAACGAGGGGACGCGCGTCTCGTCCCTTGAAGGTGGAACGGTTCACGCATCAGATGGAATCGCGCAGCTTCTTCGCGGGGTCGGCGACGTGCGGAAGTCGACCGGCCTTCCCGCGCGCGGGGCCGCCGGGATCGGTTTCGGCGAGGGGGTGGGGAGCGGCTTCGGGGGCGGGGTCGCCACGCAGCGCGCCGAGGAGCTCGTCGCCTCGTTCGGGGACGGAGGCGGGCGGGCGATCATCCTCGAGGACCGAGGCGCGCTCGGGGGGAGCGGAGAGCTTCCGTATCTCGAGGGGGGCGGCTGCCGCGAAGAAGCGGAGATCGCGCGCGTCGTGCAGGGACATCGCGGGGGCGTGCGCGGCTGCTACAACCGGAGCCTTCTTCGGAACCCGGACCAGGAGGGAGAGATCGGCGTCCGCTTCGTGATCGACGCCTCGGGGCGGGTCGTGAGCGCCGAGATCCTCTCCCGCACCTTCCACGATCCGGAGATGGAGGCGTGCGTTCTCGAGCGGATGCGGGCGTGGATCTTCTCCCCCGAGGCGGGGTGCGAGACCGTCGTCCGCTATTCGTTCCACTTCTCCTCCGGGCCTTAG
- a CDS encoding metal-dependent hydrolase, translated as MKVRWLGHSAVWIAGSRTILIDPFLTGNPKAAVRPEEITALDFLVLTHAHGDHLGDAYPIAKRTGATVVSLFEVTSEAEKQGIPVEPMNIGGSIVSKGVRFSMVAAIHTGPVSGMIIEMDGKTVYHMGDTGLLSDMGLLPEFFSIDVAFVPIGDRFTMGADSAAKAVALCGAKTAVPIHYGTFPILDATADRFVEKVGGRAKVRVLRPGEELAVG; from the coding sequence ATGAAGGTCAGATGGCTCGGCCATTCGGCCGTATGGATCGCCGGGAGCCGGACGATCCTCATCGATCCGTTCCTCACGGGGAACCCGAAAGCGGCCGTTCGTCCCGAAGAGATCACCGCGCTCGACTTTCTCGTGCTCACGCACGCGCACGGCGATCACCTCGGGGACGCGTACCCGATCGCGAAGCGGACCGGCGCGACGGTCGTCTCGCTCTTCGAGGTGACAAGCGAAGCGGAGAAGCAGGGGATTCCGGTGGAGCCGATGAACATCGGGGGGAGCATCGTCTCCAAGGGCGTGCGCTTCAGCATGGTCGCGGCGATCCACACCGGACCGGTCTCGGGCATGATCATCGAGATGGACGGGAAAACCGTCTACCACATGGGAGACACCGGTCTTCTCTCCGACATGGGGCTACTTCCCGAGTTCTTCTCGATCGACGTCGCGTTCGTCCCGATCGGCGATCGCTTCACGATGGGGGCCGACTCGGCCGCCAAGGCGGTCGCGCTCTGCGGAGCCAAGACAGCGGTTCCGATCCACTACGGGACCTTCCCGATCCTGGATGCGACCGCGGACCGCTTCGTCGAGAAGGTGGGCGGACGGGCGAAGGTCCGCGTCCTCCGTCCGGGGGAGGAGCTCGCGGTCGGCTGA
- a CDS encoding biopolymer transporter ExbD yields MIARSRIRGKRSGAGILTLTSLVDILTILLIFLLKSFSPEGALLHAAQDLELPESSSPEGVREGDLVLAIAADGVTIGEDRVLGREEILAGSGLFVPGLGAALAEAAGGDPGSRRLLIEGDRRVPFAVLYRVLFTCHQSGYQDLALAAVEKEPAGEGRP; encoded by the coding sequence ATGATCGCCCGAAGCCGGATCCGAGGAAAGAGAAGCGGCGCGGGGATCCTGACCCTGACGTCCCTCGTCGACATTCTCACGATCCTTCTCATCTTTCTTCTCAAGTCGTTTTCGCCGGAGGGGGCGCTCCTCCACGCGGCGCAGGACCTCGAGCTTCCGGAGTCCTCGTCCCCCGAGGGGGTGCGGGAGGGGGACCTCGTGCTCGCGATCGCCGCCGACGGCGTCACGATCGGCGAGGACCGCGTCCTCGGCCGCGAAGAGATCCTCGCGGGGAGCGGGCTCTTTGTCCCCGGGCTCGGGGCCGCGCTCGCGGAGGCGGCGGGCGGGGATCCCGGCTCGCGGCGCCTTCTCATCGAAGGGGACCGGAGGGTTCCCTTCGCGGTCCTCTACCGCGTGTTGTTCACGTGTCATCAATCCGGCTATCAAGATCTCGCGCTCGCCGCGGTCGAGAAGGAGCCGGCGGGGGAGGGGAGACCATGA
- a CDS encoding biopolymer transporter ExbD translates to MIPGRKTLPKDRTADLDMVPLMNLFTVLVPVLLLAAVFANITVLELEIPPAGSGESGIDVAPEASALNLVVVVAEAGVTVGGSGGFLPTILREDGPIDRGALASLLASVRREHPEETRVTVAAESGISYEEVVAIMDVCREGGFAEIALSALHEPGETGAGGPR, encoded by the coding sequence ATGATCCCCGGACGGAAGACGCTTCCCAAGGACCGGACGGCGGATCTCGACATGGTTCCCTTGATGAACCTCTTCACCGTTCTCGTGCCGGTTCTCCTTCTCGCGGCGGTCTTCGCGAACATCACCGTGCTCGAGCTGGAGATCCCGCCGGCCGGGAGCGGGGAGAGCGGGATCGACGTCGCGCCGGAGGCGAGCGCGCTGAACCTCGTGGTCGTGGTCGCGGAGGCGGGCGTGACGGTCGGCGGAAGCGGCGGCTTCCTCCCGACGATCCTTCGCGAGGACGGGCCGATCGACCGGGGCGCGCTCGCGTCCCTTCTCGCGTCGGTTCGGCGCGAGCATCCGGAAGAGACGCGCGTCACCGTCGCCGCGGAGTCGGGGATCTCCTACGAGGAGGTCGTCGCGATCATGGATGTCTGCCGTGAGGGCGGCTTCGCGGAGATCGCCCTTTCGGCGCTGCACGAGCCCGGAGAGACGGGCGCGGGAGGGCCCCGATGA